From Yersinia hibernica, a single genomic window includes:
- the fliG gene encoding flagellar motor switch protein FliG has product MSLTGTEKSAIMLMTLGEDHAAEVFKHLSSREVQQLSTTMASMRQVSHQQLVDVLAEFEDDAEQYAALSVNASDYLRTVLIKALGEERASSLLEDILESRETTSGMETLNFMEPQMAADLIRDEHPQIIATILVHLKRAQAADILALFDERLRNDVMLRIATFGGVQPAALAELTEVLNNLLDGQNLKRSKMGGIRTAAEIINLMKTQQEETVMDAVREYDGELAQKIIDEMFLFENLVSVDDRSIQRLLQEIDNESLLIALKGADQALRERFLSNMSLRAAEILRDDLATRGPVRMSLVENEQKAILLIVRRLAESGEIVIGGGEDIYV; this is encoded by the coding sequence ATGAGCCTGACCGGAACTGAAAAAAGCGCCATCATGCTGATGACTCTGGGTGAAGACCACGCGGCAGAGGTGTTTAAGCACCTTTCCTCACGGGAAGTACAGCAACTCAGTACCACCATGGCAAGTATGCGTCAGGTTTCTCACCAACAGCTGGTTGATGTATTGGCTGAGTTTGAAGACGATGCTGAGCAATATGCGGCCCTGAGTGTGAATGCCAGCGATTATCTGCGCACGGTGCTAATAAAAGCATTGGGCGAAGAGCGGGCCTCCAGTCTATTGGAAGATATTCTGGAATCGCGCGAAACCACCAGTGGTATGGAAACGCTCAACTTTATGGAGCCGCAAATGGCGGCCGACCTGATCCGCGACGAACACCCGCAGATTATCGCCACAATTCTGGTTCATCTAAAACGCGCTCAAGCAGCCGATATTCTGGCGCTGTTCGACGAGCGCCTGCGCAACGATGTCATGCTGCGTATCGCCACCTTTGGTGGGGTTCAACCTGCGGCATTGGCTGAATTGACTGAAGTGCTAAATAACCTGCTCGACGGTCAAAACCTCAAACGCAGCAAAATGGGCGGTATCCGCACTGCGGCTGAGATTATCAACCTGATGAAAACCCAGCAGGAAGAAACCGTCATGGACGCGGTTCGCGAATACGACGGCGAACTGGCACAGAAAATCATCGACGAAATGTTCCTGTTCGAGAATCTGGTCAGTGTCGACGACCGCAGCATCCAGCGTTTACTGCAAGAGATCGACAACGAATCGCTGTTGATTGCCTTGAAAGGTGCCGATCAGGCGCTGCGCGAGCGCTTCCTCAGCAATATGTCCCTGCGTGCCGCAGAGATTCTGCGCGACGACCTGGCCACCCGTGGCCCGGTACGAATGTCACTGGTCGAAAACGAGCAGAAAGCCATCCTGCTTATCGTCCGTCGATTGGCGGAAAGCGGCGAGATAGTCATCGGCGGCGGCGAGGATATTTATGTCTGA
- the fliH gene encoding flagellar assembly protein FliH, with amino-acid sequence MSDRINALPWQPWSLNDFASQSEPSAATVPPDISVLFTDEPGVQPEPTEGDEQQALMNLQLEAEKQGRQQGFAKGLQEGLDKGYQTGLEEGHQQALADAEKQLAPITAHWQSLVDDFQHTLDALDSVIASRLMQMALAAAKQILGQPAICDGTALLTQIQQMIQQEPMFAGKPQLRVNPNDLAVVEQRLGSTLSLHGWRLLGDSQIHPGGCKVSAEEGDLDASLATRWHELCRLAAPGEL; translated from the coding sequence ATGTCTGATAGGATTAATGCCCTGCCCTGGCAACCTTGGTCACTGAATGATTTTGCCAGCCAATCTGAGCCGAGCGCTGCCACAGTGCCGCCGGATATCAGTGTGTTATTTACTGATGAGCCAGGCGTGCAGCCAGAACCAACGGAGGGGGATGAACAACAGGCGCTGATGAATCTGCAACTCGAAGCCGAGAAACAAGGCCGCCAGCAAGGATTTGCCAAAGGGTTGCAAGAAGGTCTGGATAAAGGTTACCAAACCGGTTTAGAAGAGGGGCATCAGCAGGCACTGGCCGATGCTGAAAAACAGTTGGCCCCGATCACCGCACACTGGCAAAGCCTGGTCGATGATTTTCAGCACACCCTTGATGCGCTCGACAGTGTGATTGCTTCAAGGTTAATGCAAATGGCATTGGCGGCAGCAAAACAAATTTTGGGGCAACCGGCAATTTGCGATGGCACTGCGCTGCTGACCCAAATCCAGCAAATGATTCAGCAAGAGCCGATGTTTGCCGGTAAACCGCAATTGCGCGTGAATCCGAATGATTTAGCCGTGGTTGAACAGCGCCTGGGTTCGACCTTGAGTTTGCACGGCTGGCGCTTACTGGGCGATAGCCAAATTCATCCCGGTGGTTGCAAAGTCAGTGCTGAAGAGGGCGACCTGGATGCCAGCCTAGCGACGCGCTGGCATGAATTGTGCCGTCTGGCAGCTCCGGGAGAATTATGA
- the fliF gene encoding flagellar basal-body MS-ring/collar protein FliF: MNASITGGENRENTFTTTLARLRANPKIPLLIAAAAAVAIIVALMLWAKSPDYRVLYSNLSDRDGGDIVTQLTQLNIPYRFADNGGALLIPADKVHETRLRLAQQGLPKGGAVGFELLDQEKFGISQFSEQVNYQRALEGELARTIGTLGPVLNVRVHLAMPKPSLFVREQKSPTASVTLALQPGRTLDDGQINAIVYMVSSSVAGLPPANVTVVDQTGRLLTQSDSAGRDLNAAQLKFTNEVENRFQRRIETILAPMVGNGNVHAQVTAQVDFASREQTDEEYKPNQAANQGAVRSQQVSTSEQLGGNNVGGVPGALSNQPSATPVAPIEVPQPAPAAGAAANTANTANRPAATTAARQTATSSNSRHDQTTNFEVDRTIRHTQQQAGMVQRLSVAVVVNYASDKAGKPIALTKDQLAQVESLTREAMGFSTVRGDTLNVVNTPFNATNDASGNSLPFWQQPSFFDQLLNMGRYLLILLVAWILWRKLVRPLIAKKQVADKAAATVNNIVQTAQATETAKQSKEELALRKKNQQRVSAEVQAQRIRELADKDPRVVALVIRQWMSNDQ, translated from the coding sequence ATTGTCGCGCTGATGTTATGGGCTAAAAGCCCGGATTACCGCGTCCTTTATAGCAACCTGAGTGATCGTGATGGTGGCGATATCGTCACCCAATTAACACAACTGAATATTCCCTATCGCTTCGCTGATAATGGCGGAGCGTTGTTGATCCCGGCCGATAAAGTGCACGAAACCCGTCTACGTCTGGCGCAACAAGGTTTACCTAAAGGCGGTGCGGTAGGTTTTGAGCTGCTGGATCAGGAAAAATTTGGCATCAGCCAATTTAGTGAGCAAGTTAACTACCAGCGGGCCTTAGAGGGCGAACTTGCTCGAACTATCGGCACACTGGGCCCGGTGCTGAATGTACGCGTTCACCTGGCCATGCCGAAACCCTCGTTGTTTGTGCGTGAACAAAAATCGCCAACAGCCTCCGTCACACTCGCCTTGCAACCTGGCCGCACACTCGATGATGGTCAAATCAACGCTATCGTCTACATGGTTTCCAGCAGTGTCGCGGGCTTGCCGCCTGCAAATGTGACGGTGGTAGACCAAACTGGCCGCTTATTGACTCAATCTGATAGCGCTGGCCGCGACTTAAATGCGGCACAACTTAAATTTACCAATGAAGTTGAGAACCGCTTCCAACGTCGTATTGAGACTATCCTCGCCCCAATGGTCGGGAATGGTAATGTTCATGCGCAGGTCACCGCACAGGTTGATTTTGCCAGCCGCGAACAAACTGATGAAGAGTACAAGCCGAATCAAGCTGCCAACCAAGGCGCGGTACGTTCTCAGCAAGTCAGTACCAGTGAGCAACTGGGGGGGAACAATGTTGGTGGTGTCCCTGGCGCATTGTCCAATCAGCCATCAGCAACCCCAGTCGCGCCAATTGAAGTGCCGCAACCGGCTCCAGCCGCGGGTGCGGCAGCGAATACGGCCAATACCGCGAACCGCCCAGCGGCCACTACCGCCGCCAGGCAGACGGCAACCTCAAGCAATAGCCGCCATGACCAAACCACCAACTTTGAAGTTGACCGCACTATTCGCCACACCCAACAACAAGCCGGTATGGTGCAGCGCCTTTCTGTCGCGGTGGTCGTCAATTACGCTAGCGATAAAGCGGGTAAACCTATCGCGTTGACTAAAGATCAATTGGCGCAAGTGGAATCCCTGACGCGCGAAGCCATGGGCTTCTCTACGGTACGTGGAGATACGCTCAATGTGGTGAACACACCGTTTAATGCCACTAATGATGCTAGCGGTAATAGCCTGCCGTTCTGGCAGCAACCGTCATTCTTTGATCAGTTACTTAATATGGGCCGCTACCTACTCATCTTACTGGTGGCGTGGATCTTATGGCGCAAACTGGTACGCCCACTTATAGCCAAAAAACAAGTGGCGGATAAAGCCGCAGCGACGGTCAATAACATTGTACAGACCGCACAAGCGACTGAAACCGCAAAACAAAGCAAAGAAGAGCTGGCCCTACGTAAGAAAAATCAGCAGCGAGTGAGTGCTGAAGTTCAGGCCCAGCGTATACGCGAACTAGCGGATAAAGACCCACGTGTTGTCGCGCTGGTTATCCGTCAATGGATGAGTAATGACCAATGA